Proteins found in one Acipenser ruthenus chromosome 18, fAciRut3.2 maternal haplotype, whole genome shotgun sequence genomic segment:
- the LOC117422936 gene encoding nesprin-3-like, translating into MTQEVQDEFEESLESAQAWMLAVQERLKVSDNTQGPRAALEARLRETEKIWESEHDGRVKMDIVFVAGDAVLQCSDEDQKHKTLSKLKEIKSLWEETCTYIIHCHSRIEWVWLHWSEYLKAHEEFGLWLGKMKMTLEPNLELQLGLKEKRWQLDHHRVLLSDTENQAILLERLLDEAATLYNRTQDPSVDSEAQERLKDSYEEIRTKAQERMKLLEKIVEEHQLYKGSTDKFRVWLRSKEEEITRCREMTDSTDEKQETWKDILKSVKSEEKTLQHIERLAEAVKNSTSPLGAEKTTKEVEELRQAWESLRLACEQEQERLENTVRIQSEYTTKVLKMKSDMAELRKLVQKLNQDLEFKDVERTEEQMVALWRKFMAIRTTLAVEESRVERLKAQLKELFRFSQNVKPHSDDVLAAVKEYHSVKGKAFKLSTETESSLRQIFQDPLRKFVQWRPSALKVLENSSEVTDFALLSMHMQQIETLLCQSSQFQERLSLLHVKQDLLGSIFIEEKAKDLKSDLVGAIKERERLHNRLLQTKSRLQSLMSRTKDFDVAYGSFLKQLDDIRVKIEAENALQPDILTKKAQFERLEIIQNDLADFEAHSRQLESLGSSNPAYRTQIGQLSADWKALHRSLKIKLQASEHAIYEHECFHGNLLNLEHWLMETKQKLELFRSSNGEWNIENHQAEVQKLLAEFSEKDIELHQVESQGDAVLTKTSSEGRVHIQRDLEQLRESRASLMSSITSLRSKIQAGGGNELSIEVTDHGAEGGSGFRGEGYYDSRRGSNELRVNKVSAGDVPDVRREGDYNRDEGGIDYEFKKTGSERGFEYRGGHYALKREGEYDQSEGGGGIQARNEYKEHRRNDFQKQGSNEVQGNLGVKFRGSGQRIKVTTDTPDGYTMDGAQEIQGCSDYHKLQKQFEEWLRSENGKLTKILIRKESLSSKELKSRQQGLKELRSRISMGQDLFQSLLKSKGTKMGADAHLEDLRYQWMLYKSKLKDVGDLRVAAQRHGPLDEPIRIEKRRSGFLYRVCCAALPLQLLLLALLLLAFLLPLVDEGASCSLANNFARSFSLMLRYDGPPPT; encoded by the exons ATGACCCAGGAGGTGCAGGATGAGTTTGAAGAGAGCCTGGAGAGTGCCCAGGCCTGGATGCTGGCTGTCCAGGAGAGATTGAAAGTCAGTGACAATACCCAAGGCCCCAGGGCAGCCCTGGAAGCCAGGCTGAGAGAAACAGAG aAAATCTGGGAGTCGGAGCATGATGGCAGAGTTAAGATGGATATTGTATTTGTGGCAGGGGACGCTGTTCTGCAGTGCAGCGATGAGGACCAGAAGCATAAAACACTCTCCaaactaaaagaaataaaatcactGTGGGAAGAAACATGTACATACATCATCCACTGTCACAG CCGTATTGAGTGGGTGTGGCTGCACTGGAGTGAGTACCTGAAGGCCCATGAAGAGTTTGGGCTGTGGCTGGGGAAGATGAAGATGACTCTTGAACCCAACCTGGAGCTGCAGCTGGGCTTGAAAGAGAAGCGCTGGCAGCTGGACCATCACCGCGTCCTGCTGAGTGACACCGAGAACCAGGCCATCCTGTTGGAGAGGCTGCTGGACGAGGCAGCCACCCTGTATAACCGCACCCAGGACCCCAGTGTGGACAGTGAGGCCCAGGAACGTCTCAAAGACAGTTATGAAGAGATCAGAACCAAGGCTCAG gaaaGAATGAAATTACTTGAAAAAATTGTAGAGGAACACCAGCTTTACAAAGGTTCTACTGATAAATTCAGAGTCTGGCTGCGCTCCAAGGAGGAAGAAATCACCCGGTGCAGAGAAATGACAGATTCAACAGATGAAAAACAGGAGACATGGAAG GACATTCTTAAAAGTGTTAAGAGCGAGGAGAAGACTTTACAGCACATTGAAAGGTTGGCTGAGGCTGTGAAGAACAGTACGTCTCCACTGGGAGCAGAGAAGACCACGAAGGAGGTGGAAGAGCTGAGACAAGCCTGGGAGAGCCTGAGGCTGGCTTGTGAACAGGAGCAAGAGAGACTAGAGAACACTGTCCGTATTCAATCAGAATACACAACCAAGGTTCTCAAGATGAAATCTGACATGGCAGAACTCAGAAAGCTAGTGCAGAAGCTTAACCAAGACTTGGAGTTCAAAGACGTGGAAAGAACAGAAGAGCAAATGGTAGCTCTGTGGAGAAAATTTATG GCAATCAGGACAACTCTGGCAGTGGAAGAGTCACGTGTTGAGAGGCTGAAAGCTCAGCTGAAGGAGTTGTTCAGGTTTTCTCAGAATGTGAAGCCTCATTCTGATGATGTTCTGGCTGCAGTGAAGGAATATCACAG tgtgaAAGGAAAGGCATTTAAACTGTCGACGGAGACAGAGAGCAGTCTGAGGCAGATCTTCCAGGATCCTCTGCGAAAGTTTGTGCAGTGGAGGCCCTCAGCATTGAAAGTTCTTGAGAATTCTTCAGAAGTTACAGATTTTGCACTGCTCAGCATGCACATGCAGCAGATTGAG ACATTGCTGTGTCAAAGCTCTCAGTTCCAGGAGAGGCTCAGCCTCTTGCATGTAAAGCAGGATTTGCTGGGCAGCATCTTTATTGAGGAGAAGGCAAAGGACCTGAAGTCCGATCTTGTTGGAGCTATAAAAGAGAGAGAACGCCTTCACAACAGACTACTCCAAACGAAGAGCCGGCTGCAG AGTTTAATGTCAAGAACAAAGGATTTTGATGTGGCTTATGGATCATTCCTGAAACAATTGGATGATATCAGGGTGAAAATTGAAGCTGAGAATGCCCTGCAGCCTGACATCCTGACTAAAAAGGCTCAGTTTGAACGATTGGAG ATAATTCAGAACGATTTAGCTGACTTTGAAGCTCACAGTCGACAGCTGGAGAGTCTGGGTTCCTCAAACCCCGCCTACAGAACTCAAATCGGCCAGCTATCAGCTGACTGGAAAGCACTTCATAGATccttaaag ATTAAACTTCAGGCAAGCGAACATGCTATTTATGAGCATGAATGTTTTCATGGGAACTTGCTGAACCTGGAACATTGGTTGATGGAAACCAAACAGAAACTGGAGTTGTTTCGGAGTTCAAATGGGGAGTGGAACATTGAGAACCACCAAGCTGAGGTTCAG AAATTGCTTGCCGAGTTCTCTGAGAAGGATATTGAGCTTCACCAGGTTGAGTCTCAAGGAGATGCTGTGCTGACAAAAACATCTTCTGAAGGCAGAGTGCACATACAGAGAGACCTGGAGCAGCTGAGGGAATCGAGGGCTTCCCTGATGAGCAGTATCACCAG CTTGCGAAGCAAAATCCAAGCTGGAGGGGGTAATGAACTCAGTATTGAAGTAACTGATCATGGAGCTGAAGGAGGAAGTGGTTTCAGAGGTGAAGGATATTATGACTCGAGACGTGGAAGTAATGAACTCCGAGTCAATAAAGTCAGTGCTGGAGATGTACCTGATGTCAGAAGGGAAGGAGATTATAACCGAGATGAAGGTGGTATCGATTATGAATTTAAAAAGACAGGCAGTGAACGAGGCTTTGAATACAGAGGTGGACATTACGCATTAAAAAGAGAGGGTGAATATGACCAATCTGAGGGAGGAGGAGGTATCCAAGCCAGAAATGAATATAAAGAACACAGAAGAAATGATTTCCAAAAGCAGGGAAGCAATGAAGTTCAAGGAAACCTTGGAGTGAAATTCAGAGGTTCAGGACAACGCATCAAAGTGACAACAGACACTCCTGATGGATACACCATG GACGGCGCACAAGAAATCCAAGGTTGCAGTGACTACCATAAACTGCAGAAGCAATTTGAAGAGTGGCTGAGAAGTGAAAACGGCAAACTAACCAAGATTTTAATACGTAAAGAGTCCCTGAGTAGTAAAGAACTGAAAAGCAGGCAACAGGGACTTAAG GAGCTACGGTCACGCATCTCTATGGGGCAGGATCTATTTCAGTCTTTGCTGAAGTCAAAAGGAACTAAAATGGGTGCAGATGCACACCTGGAGGACCTGCGCTACCAGTGGATGCTCTATAAATCTAAACTGAAAGATGTTGGGGACCTTAGGGTAGCTGCCCAG AGACATGGACCTCTGGATGAGCCTATCAGGATAGAAAAG agaCGATCGGGTTTCCTGTACCGGGTGTGCTGTGCTGCCCTGCCCCTCCAGCTCTTACTGCTTGCTCTCTTACTCCTGGCCTTCCtgctgcccctagtggatgaaGGAGCCAGCTGCTCCCTGGCCAACAACTTTGCCCGATCTTTCAGCTTGATGCTGAGATACGATGGACCACCGCCAACATAA